One part of the Streptomyces sp. AM 2-1-1 genome encodes these proteins:
- the hmgA gene encoding homogentisate 1,2-dioxygenase, whose protein sequence is MGGTDGKRSTDGGNRTAGGGREGVGGTDGPGRPLAYSTGFGNEHSSEAAAGALPHGRNSPQRAPLGLYAEQLSGSAFTEPRARNHRSWLYRIRPSAAHPPFVRAGNGSLCTAPFTQTVPDPNRLRWDPLPDPAPGTDFVAGLWTLGGNGDAAGRTGMAVHLYHANSSMEERVFSDSDGELLIVPERGALLLRTELGVLRAAPGEVALIPRGVRFRVELPDTTARGYVCENYGSPFQLPELGPIGANGLANARDFRAPVAAYEDLRGPFEVINKFCGNLWTATYDHSPLDVVAWHGSLTPYVYDLRRFNVIGSISYDHPDPSVFTVLTSPTDTPGLADVDFVVFAPRWLVGEDTFRPPYFHRNVMSEYMGLIEGAYDAKAGGFVPGGGSLHNMMSAHGPDRETFDRASAAELVPQRIDDGLAFMFETRRPLALTGQAASTPRLQRGYDEVWQGLDSNFRP, encoded by the coding sequence ATGGGCGGCACGGACGGCAAGCGGAGCACCGACGGCGGGAACCGCACGGCGGGCGGCGGTCGGGAAGGGGTGGGCGGGACGGACGGTCCGGGGCGGCCCCTGGCGTACTCCACCGGGTTCGGCAACGAGCACAGCTCGGAGGCGGCGGCGGGCGCGCTGCCGCACGGCCGCAACTCCCCCCAGCGCGCGCCGCTCGGGCTGTACGCGGAGCAGCTCAGCGGCTCCGCCTTCACCGAGCCCCGGGCGCGCAACCACCGCTCCTGGCTGTACCGGATCCGCCCCTCCGCCGCGCATCCGCCGTTCGTCCGCGCCGGCAACGGCTCGCTGTGCACCGCGCCCTTCACCCAGACCGTGCCCGACCCCAACCGGCTCCGCTGGGATCCGCTGCCCGACCCCGCCCCCGGCACCGATTTCGTGGCCGGGCTGTGGACGCTGGGCGGCAACGGCGACGCGGCCGGGCGCACCGGCATGGCGGTGCACCTCTACCACGCCAACTCCTCGATGGAGGAACGCGTGTTCAGTGACTCCGACGGCGAGCTGCTGATCGTTCCCGAGCGGGGTGCCCTGCTGCTGCGCACCGAACTGGGCGTGCTGCGGGCCGCTCCCGGCGAGGTGGCGCTGATCCCGCGGGGGGTGCGCTTCCGGGTGGAGCTGCCCGACACGACCGCCCGGGGGTACGTCTGCGAGAACTACGGCAGCCCCTTCCAGCTCCCTGAGCTGGGTCCGATCGGCGCCAACGGGCTGGCCAACGCACGGGACTTCCGCGCCCCGGTCGCCGCGTACGAGGACCTCCGGGGGCCGTTCGAGGTGATCAACAAGTTCTGCGGCAACCTCTGGACGGCGACGTACGACCACTCGCCCCTGGATGTCGTCGCCTGGCACGGCAGCCTCACCCCGTACGTCTACGACCTGCGCCGCTTCAACGTCATCGGCAGCATCAGCTACGACCACCCGGATCCCTCGGTCTTCACCGTGCTGACCTCGCCGACCGACACCCCGGGCCTGGCCGACGTCGACTTCGTGGTGTTCGCCCCGCGCTGGCTGGTGGGCGAGGACACCTTCCGGCCGCCCTACTTCCACCGCAACGTGATGAGCGAGTACATGGGGCTGATCGAGGGCGCCTACGACGCGAAGGCGGGCGGGTTCGTCCCGGGCGGCGGCTCGCTGCACAACATGATGTCGGCGCACGGACCGGACCGGGAGACCTTCGACCGGGCGAGCGCGGCGGAGCTCGTACCGCAGCGGATCGACGACGGGCTGGCCTTCATGTTCGAAACGCGCCGGCCTCTGGCCCTGACCGGGCAGGCGGCTTCCACCCCCCGGCTGCAGCGCGGCTACGACGAGGTGTGGCAGGGTCTGGACAGCAACTTCCGGCCATAG
- a CDS encoding GntR family transcriptional regulator, which yields MAAGRTSESGPGDGTGAGGGTPAAFAPDSLVLNAKLPLWYQVSQSLRASILGRPRGAPSRLPTEERLAAHYGVGVLTMRQALKELESEGLISRRRRHGTFIEPPARRAAPVRVLGSVDAVVAQQSGERTTVLGHGPCAVPGELAHYFPDCAEVVGYRRLRCDALTGEPVNWAENTLRPEVAARVDVADLERWPMTKVLRDTAGVPISRITDTVEARLADPATAALLRVPLLSPILHFTGVTYDTAGRVVDVARIHYRGDRFSFSVTVDAD from the coding sequence ATGGCGGCAGGACGTACGAGCGAGAGCGGCCCCGGGGACGGGACCGGGGCGGGCGGGGGCACCCCGGCCGCCTTCGCCCCTGATTCGCTGGTGCTGAACGCGAAACTCCCGCTCTGGTACCAGGTCTCCCAGTCGCTGCGCGCCTCGATACTCGGCCGCCCGCGCGGCGCCCCGTCCCGGCTGCCGACCGAGGAGCGGCTCGCCGCCCACTACGGGGTGGGCGTGCTGACCATGCGCCAGGCCCTCAAGGAGCTGGAGTCGGAAGGGCTGATCAGCCGGCGCCGGCGGCACGGCACCTTCATCGAGCCCCCGGCGAGGCGCGCGGCGCCGGTCCGGGTGCTCGGCTCCGTCGACGCCGTCGTGGCGCAGCAGTCGGGCGAGCGGACGACCGTCCTCGGCCACGGGCCGTGCGCCGTCCCCGGGGAACTTGCCCACTACTTCCCGGACTGCGCCGAGGTGGTGGGCTACCGGCGGCTGCGCTGCGACGCGTTGACCGGCGAGCCCGTCAACTGGGCCGAGAACACGCTGCGTCCGGAGGTAGCCGCGCGGGTGGACGTCGCCGATCTGGAGCGGTGGCCGATGACGAAGGTCCTGCGGGACACGGCGGGGGTGCCGATATCCCGGATCACCGACACCGTGGAGGCCCGGCTCGCCGACCCCGCCACGGCGGCGCTGCTTCGGGTGCCGTTGCTCAGCCCGATCCTGCACTTCACCGGCGTCACCTACGACACCGCCGGCCGGGTCGTCGACGTGGCCCGCATCCACTACCGGGGCGACCGGTTCTCCTTCTCGGTCACGGTGGACGCGGACTGA
- a CDS encoding type ISP restriction/modification enzyme produces MDELMPWSVRPLRTGRSWVTGPDAASLEARWERLARAGGEEQERLFGPTRFRTPHTPVAALPGQAASTGRFSRAPGACPGPVRVLHGPFDEQWLIPDHRLIDAARPELWRVADAHQLFVVEHGHLPQDTGPALSATSLLPDGYAPAGRPGRIRPLFRRPGGAEPNLAPGLLALLGAAGTGPGGSIGVDGDGAVTPRSLLAWVLAAARPSPAGCLVPLPRDGALWSAGVELGREILRLQLRRSADGERPRLPGGRRPYVRSAVPPRPGSVTYDAASGTLLLDEGRIAPVPAAAWEYRVGGVRMLEVWFGRRAASWSDGEREGLDAVAPAAWPREWTSELLELITVLALLDGLGDRQREMAGRIDAARTVSREELRAAGVLPVPAAARRPASVLGHREEGPEGQFALL; encoded by the coding sequence CTGGACGAGCTGATGCCCTGGTCCGTACGGCCCCTCCGCACCGGCCGGTCCTGGGTCACCGGGCCCGACGCCGCGTCCCTGGAGGCACGCTGGGAGCGGCTGGCGCGGGCCGGGGGCGAGGAGCAGGAGCGACTCTTCGGGCCCACCCGGTTCCGTACCCCGCACACCCCGGTCGCCGCACTGCCCGGGCAGGCCGCCTCCACCGGCCGGTTCTCCCGGGCCCCGGGGGCCTGCCCCGGGCCGGTACGCGTCCTGCACGGGCCGTTCGACGAGCAGTGGCTGATTCCGGACCATCGTCTGATCGATGCCGCCCGCCCCGAACTCTGGCGGGTGGCCGACGCGCACCAGCTCTTCGTCGTCGAGCACGGGCACCTCCCCCAGGACACCGGCCCCGCCCTGTCGGCGACCTCCCTGCTCCCCGACGGGTACGCCCCCGCGGGCCGGCCCGGACGGATCCGGCCGCTCTTCCGGCGTCCTGGTGGGGCCGAACCCAATCTGGCCCCGGGGCTCCTGGCCCTGCTCGGGGCCGCCGGGACGGGTCCGGGCGGCAGCATCGGGGTGGACGGTGACGGGGCGGTGACGCCGAGGTCGCTGCTCGCCTGGGTCCTGGCCGCCGCGCGCCCCTCCCCGGCGGGATGCCTCGTCCCGCTCCCCCGCGACGGGGCGCTGTGGTCGGCCGGAGTGGAGCTGGGCCGTGAGATCCTCCGGCTCCAGCTGCGCCGATCGGCCGACGGGGAGCGGCCCCGGCTGCCCGGCGGACGGCGGCCCTACGTGCGGTCCGCCGTGCCGCCCCGGCCCGGCTCGGTGACGTACGACGCGGCGAGCGGGACGCTGCTGCTCGACGAGGGGCGGATCGCTCCGGTACCGGCGGCGGCCTGGGAGTACCGGGTGGGCGGCGTACGGATGCTGGAGGTGTGGTTCGGCCGGCGGGCGGCCTCGTGGAGCGACGGGGAGCGGGAGGGGCTGGACGCGGTGGCGCCGGCCGCCTGGCCCCGGGAGTGGACCTCGGAGCTGCTGGAGCTGATCACCGTGCTCGCCCTGCTCGACGGCCTCGGGGACCGGCAGCGGGAGATGGCCGGGCGGATCGACGCGGCGCGGACCGTCTCGCGGGAGGAGCTGCGGGCGGCGGGAGTGCTGCCGGTCCCGGCGGCGGCCCGGCGTCCTGCGTCGGTCCTCGGCCATCGGGAGGAGGGCCCGGAGGGACAGTTCGCGCTGCTGTGA
- a CDS encoding ATP-binding cassette domain-containing protein yields the protein MALLTTDPAIVANGLRKSYGDTSVLDGIDLTVPAGSVLALLGPNGAGKTTVVKILSTLVAADAGQARVAGHDLTRDPQAVRASIGVTGQFSAVDGLITGEENMLLMADLHHLTRAEGRRTTARLLERFDLTDAAKKPASTYSGGMRRRLDIAMTLVGSPRVIFLDEPTTGLDPRSRHTMWGIVRELVADGVTVLLTTQYLDEADELADHVAVLHHGAIAAHGTPDALKRLVPGGHVRLRFTDPTTYRDATTALTDATHDDDALTLQIASDGSPRDLRTILDRLDAAGVEAEHLTVHTPDLDDVFFALTHTAHPTPRTGPDQPHQPVENLR from the coding sequence ATGGCACTCCTCACCACCGACCCGGCCATCGTGGCGAACGGGTTGCGCAAGTCGTACGGCGACACGAGCGTGCTCGACGGCATCGACCTGACCGTCCCGGCCGGTTCGGTGCTGGCGCTGCTCGGCCCGAACGGGGCCGGCAAGACCACCGTCGTCAAGATCCTCTCCACCCTCGTCGCCGCCGACGCCGGCCAGGCCCGGGTCGCCGGCCACGACCTGACCCGCGACCCGCAGGCCGTCCGGGCCTCGATCGGCGTCACCGGACAGTTCTCCGCCGTCGACGGACTGATCACCGGCGAGGAGAACATGCTCCTCATGGCCGACCTCCATCACCTCACCCGGGCCGAAGGCCGCCGCACCACCGCCCGGCTCCTCGAACGCTTCGACCTGACCGACGCCGCGAAGAAGCCCGCCTCCACCTACTCCGGCGGCATGAGACGCCGCCTCGACATCGCCATGACCCTGGTCGGCAGTCCTCGCGTCATCTTCCTCGACGAACCCACCACCGGGCTCGACCCCCGCTCCCGCCACACCATGTGGGGCATCGTCCGCGAACTCGTCGCCGACGGCGTCACCGTCCTCCTCACCACCCAGTACCTCGACGAGGCCGACGAACTCGCCGACCACGTCGCCGTGCTCCACCACGGCGCCATCGCCGCCCACGGCACCCCCGACGCACTCAAACGCCTCGTCCCCGGCGGACACGTCCGACTCCGCTTCACCGACCCCACCACCTACCGCGACGCCACCACCGCCCTGACCGACGCCACCCACGACGACGACGCCCTCACCCTCCAGATCGCCAGTGACGGCAGTCCACGCGACCTGCGCACCATCCTCGACCGCCTCGACGCCGCCGGCGTCGAAGCCGAGCACCTCACCGTCCACACCCCCGACCTCGACGACGTCTTCTTCGCCCTCACCCACACCGCCCACCCCACCCCGCGAACCGGCCCCGACCAGCCCCACCAGCCCGTGGAGAACCTCCGATGA
- a CDS encoding TetR/AcrR family transcriptional regulator, with protein sequence MAHPEPHLRRAPVQRRSAERLTRILDACAALLDEAGYEELSTRAVAVRAEVPIGSVYRFFPHKRALVDALAVRNLNSYTERLTVRLAGVPAAHWRGAIDAVLDEYLAMRRTVPGFAQVDFGAAAHAEDPQHRANHRLADRLAGLLAGHWGSSPDEELRRAVLVGVEAADATLQLAFRVDPSGDPAIVAEIRVLLHAYLARVLD encoded by the coding sequence GTGGCCCATCCCGAACCCCACCTGCGCCGCGCCCCCGTCCAGCGGCGCAGCGCCGAACGGCTCACCCGGATACTCGACGCGTGCGCCGCCCTCCTCGACGAGGCCGGGTACGAGGAGCTCTCCACCCGTGCCGTCGCCGTCCGCGCCGAAGTGCCCATCGGCTCGGTCTACCGCTTCTTCCCCCACAAGCGCGCCCTGGTCGACGCGCTCGCGGTGCGCAACCTCAACTCGTACACCGAGCGCCTCACCGTCCGGCTCGCCGGTGTGCCCGCCGCCCACTGGCGGGGCGCCATCGACGCCGTACTCGACGAGTACCTCGCGATGCGGCGCACCGTCCCCGGCTTCGCCCAGGTCGACTTCGGGGCCGCCGCGCACGCCGAGGACCCGCAGCACCGGGCGAACCACCGGCTCGCGGACCGGCTCGCCGGACTCCTCGCGGGGCACTGGGGGAGCAGCCCGGACGAGGAGTTGCGGCGGGCCGTCCTGGTCGGTGTGGAGGCGGCCGACGCGACCCTGCAACTCGCCTTCCGGGTGGACCCGTCCGGCGATCCCGCGATCGTCGCCGAGATCCGGGTGCTGCTCCACGCCTACCTCGCGCGGGTGCTCGACTGA
- a CDS encoding DUF4097 family beta strand repeat-containing protein produces MQKFTTPAPVSAVVELPAGRIRFIAADRGDTTVEVLPADASKGRDVKAAERIEVSHVDGVLRVVAPEAANRILGPSGSVEVTVQLPAGSSVEVKAADAELRGVGRLGDVTVEGQRATVKLDETASAKLTVLAGDISVGRLGGPAEISTEKGDLSVTEAVRGTVTLRTAHGEISVGAARGVSATLDAGTTYGRVHNSLANADGAAAGLNIHATTAYGDITARSL; encoded by the coding sequence ATGCAGAAGTTCACCACCCCCGCCCCCGTCTCGGCCGTTGTCGAACTCCCCGCGGGGCGCATCCGGTTCATCGCCGCCGACCGGGGTGACACCACGGTCGAGGTCCTGCCGGCGGACGCCTCGAAGGGCAGGGACGTCAAGGCCGCCGAGCGGATCGAGGTCAGCCACGTGGACGGCGTGCTGCGGGTCGTGGCGCCCGAGGCGGCGAACCGGATCCTCGGCCCCTCCGGATCCGTCGAGGTGACGGTCCAGCTGCCCGCCGGGTCGAGCGTCGAGGTGAAGGCGGCCGACGCCGAACTCCGCGGCGTGGGACGGCTCGGCGACGTCACCGTCGAAGGGCAGCGGGCGACGGTCAAGCTCGACGAGACGGCGAGCGCCAAGCTCACCGTCCTCGCCGGGGACATCTCCGTCGGCCGCCTGGGCGGGCCCGCGGAGATCAGCACGGAGAAGGGCGACCTCAGCGTCACCGAGGCCGTGCGCGGCACCGTCACCCTGCGCACCGCGCACGGGGAGATCTCCGTCGGTGCCGCCCGCGGCGTCTCCGCCACCCTGGACGCCGGTACCACGTACGGCCGGGTCCACAACTCCCTCGCCAACGCCGACGGTGCCGCCGCCGGCCTGAACATCCACGCCACCACCGCCTACGGCGACATCACCGCCCGCAGCCTCTGA
- a CDS encoding molybdopterin-dependent oxidoreductase translates to MSANSRTAPRVCPLCEATCGLTLTIEGTTVTGARGDRDDIFSRGFICPKGAAFGGLDADPDRLRTPLVRRDGVLREATWEEAFATVAARLPEITGAHGPQSAGIVLGNPNVHTMAGGLYPPLLIAALRTRNVFSASTLDQIPKHVSSGLLFGDANAIPVPDLDRTAHLLLIGANPLESNGSLCTAPDFPGKLKALLARGGTLTVVDPRRTRTADLAGRHLAIRPGTDALLLAALAHVLVDEKLAAPGPLAEHLEGLDRLGDALADFTPEAVAGPCDLEPATVRAVARELAAAPTAAVYGRIGSCTVAHGTLASWLVDVLNILTGNLDRPGGALFPLAATARPPRPAGPGKGFALGRWRSRVSGHPEAKGELPMAALAEEIDTPGEGRIRALVVLAANPVLSAPDGDRLDRALADGLDFMVSVDPYLNETSRHADVVLPPPPPSRSAHFDFALNSLAVRNQVRYTRPAVPLDAGALDESEILARLILAAGGTHRGAPEAVDAHAVAAAIERAGAPEELAGRLSGANGPERRLDLMLRLGPYDLTLDDLLAHPHGIDLGPLRPRLPEVLRTRSGRIELLPAPLAADLGRLRAALGDTPAPLVLVGRRHLRSNNSWMHNLPALNRGTNTCTLQIHPEDAGRIGLTEGATARIEAAGGAVEAATEITDTVRAGVVSLPHGWGHGRPGTRMAVAAARPGVNVNQLLDGTLLDPLSGTAVLNGFPVLVTAAE, encoded by the coding sequence GTGTCCGCCAACTCCCGTACCGCACCGCGCGTCTGCCCGCTCTGCGAGGCCACCTGCGGGCTGACGCTCACCATCGAGGGGACCACCGTCACGGGTGCGCGCGGAGACCGCGACGACATCTTCAGCCGGGGCTTCATCTGCCCCAAGGGAGCCGCCTTCGGCGGCCTCGACGCCGACCCCGACCGGCTCCGCACCCCGCTCGTCCGCCGCGACGGCGTCCTGCGCGAGGCGACCTGGGAGGAGGCGTTCGCGACCGTCGCCGCCCGCCTCCCCGAGATCACCGGCGCCCACGGCCCGCAGAGCGCCGGAATCGTCCTCGGCAACCCCAACGTCCACACCATGGCCGGCGGCCTCTACCCGCCCCTGCTCATCGCCGCCCTGCGCACCCGCAACGTCTTCAGCGCCAGCACCCTCGACCAGATACCCAAGCACGTCTCCAGCGGGCTGCTCTTCGGCGACGCCAACGCCATCCCCGTCCCCGACCTCGACCGCACGGCACACCTGCTGCTCATCGGCGCCAACCCCCTGGAGTCCAACGGCAGTCTCTGCACCGCGCCGGACTTCCCCGGCAAGCTCAAGGCGCTCCTCGCCCGGGGCGGCACGCTCACCGTCGTCGACCCGCGCCGCACCCGCACGGCCGACCTGGCGGGGCGCCACCTCGCGATCCGGCCCGGCACGGACGCCCTGCTGCTCGCCGCACTCGCCCACGTACTCGTCGACGAGAAGCTCGCCGCCCCCGGTCCGCTCGCCGAGCACCTGGAAGGGCTCGACCGGCTCGGTGACGCCCTCGCCGACTTCACCCCGGAGGCGGTGGCGGGCCCCTGCGACCTGGAGCCCGCCACCGTCCGCGCCGTCGCGCGGGAACTCGCCGCCGCGCCGACCGCGGCGGTCTACGGGCGCATCGGCAGCTGCACCGTCGCCCACGGCACCCTCGCCAGCTGGCTGGTGGACGTCCTCAACATCCTCACCGGCAACCTCGACCGCCCCGGCGGCGCACTCTTCCCGCTCGCCGCCACCGCGCGCCCCCCGCGCCCGGCCGGCCCCGGCAAGGGCTTCGCCCTCGGCCGGTGGCGCAGCCGGGTCTCCGGACACCCCGAGGCCAAGGGGGAACTCCCCATGGCCGCACTGGCGGAGGAGATCGACACCCCCGGAGAGGGCCGCATCCGCGCCCTGGTGGTGCTGGCCGCCAACCCGGTGCTCTCCGCCCCGGACGGCGACCGGCTCGACCGGGCACTCGCCGACGGGCTCGACTTCATGGTCAGCGTCGACCCCTACCTCAACGAGACCTCCCGGCACGCCGACGTCGTGCTGCCCCCGCCACCGCCCTCGCGCAGCGCCCACTTCGACTTCGCCCTCAACAGCCTCGCGGTGCGCAACCAGGTCCGCTACACCCGCCCCGCCGTGCCGTTGGACGCGGGGGCCCTCGACGAGAGCGAGATCCTCGCCCGGCTGATCCTCGCCGCCGGTGGCACCCACCGCGGCGCACCGGAAGCGGTGGACGCGCACGCCGTCGCCGCCGCGATCGAGCGGGCCGGAGCACCCGAGGAGCTCGCCGGGCGCCTCTCCGGCGCCAACGGCCCCGAACGCCGGCTCGACCTGATGCTGAGGCTGGGCCCGTACGACCTCACCCTGGACGACCTGCTCGCCCACCCGCACGGCATCGACCTCGGTCCGTTGCGCCCCCGGCTGCCCGAGGTCCTCAGGACCCGGTCCGGTCGGATCGAACTGCTCCCCGCACCGCTCGCCGCCGATCTCGGCCGGCTGCGGGCGGCGCTCGGTGACACCCCGGCCCCGCTCGTCCTCGTCGGCCGCCGCCATCTGCGCTCCAACAACAGCTGGATGCACAACCTCCCCGCCCTCAACCGCGGTACGAACACCTGCACCCTCCAGATCCACCCCGAGGACGCCGGCAGGATCGGCCTCACCGAGGGCGCGACCGCCCGGATCGAAGCGGCCGGGGGAGCGGTCGAGGCGGCCACCGAGATCACCGACACGGTCCGCGCCGGCGTGGTGAGCCTGCCCCACGGCTGGGGACACGGCCGGCCCGGGACCCGGATGGCGGTCGCCGCCGCCCGGCCCGGCGTCAACGTCAACCAACTGCTCGACGGGACCCTCCTCGACCCGCTCTCCGGAACCGCCGTCCTCAACGGCTTCCCGGTCCTCGTCACCGCGGCCGAATGA
- a CDS encoding ABC transporter ATP-binding protein — translation MTRAISLQDISKTYGRGPRAVDRFSLDIEPGEFVVLLGPSGCGKSTVLRMIAGLEEATEGEILLDGEPASHLQPRERGMAMVFQNFALYPSMTNRGNIGFPLKLQNPREDNTEQIEATARMLGIEGVLDRYPGQLSGGERQRVAMGRAISRRPSVFLMDEPLSNLDAKLRNHLRAEIAQLTKELGVTTVYVTHDQSEAMSLGDRVAVLRGGVLQQVSAPRQVYALPENVFVAAFIGTPRINLLQAVVHAPLEGRMSLDLGRQRLALPEPLSPDHQLLRIQQGRTLIVGLRSEAVRIAPPSQARPGEVALGGIVQHVEYQGHEALVHLSTGSQPAVVPDLESARPETPQRRRRAAAGRPGRGGDLGPASRGGRKEGATWGRGGGLGVLERLREKAGHIGGPVGALGEPHRGGEAYAGAGPDRPAVSPGDLVVRTGPDMRLRTGGQVPLLVDLAHLYVFDHQGRRICPLPRDVPGLDV, via the coding sequence ATGACTCGCGCGATCTCCCTGCAGGACATCAGCAAGACCTACGGACGGGGTCCGCGTGCCGTGGACCGCTTCTCGCTCGACATCGAACCCGGTGAGTTCGTGGTGCTGCTCGGCCCCTCGGGCTGCGGCAAATCCACCGTCCTGCGGATGATCGCAGGGCTGGAGGAGGCCACCGAGGGGGAGATCCTGCTCGACGGCGAACCGGCCTCCCATCTCCAGCCCCGCGAACGGGGCATGGCGATGGTCTTCCAGAACTTCGCCCTCTACCCGAGCATGACGAACCGGGGCAACATCGGCTTCCCCCTCAAGCTCCAGAACCCGCGCGAGGACAACACCGAGCAGATCGAGGCCACCGCGCGGATGCTGGGCATCGAGGGCGTCCTCGACCGCTACCCGGGTCAGCTCTCGGGCGGCGAACGCCAGCGCGTCGCCATGGGCCGGGCCATCTCCCGCCGCCCCTCCGTCTTCCTGATGGACGAGCCGCTCTCCAACCTGGACGCCAAGCTCCGCAACCACCTGCGTGCCGAAATCGCCCAGCTCACGAAGGAGTTGGGGGTCACCACCGTCTACGTCACGCACGACCAGTCGGAGGCCATGTCCCTCGGCGACCGGGTCGCCGTGCTGCGCGGCGGGGTGCTCCAGCAGGTCAGCGCCCCGCGCCAGGTGTACGCGCTGCCCGAGAACGTGTTCGTCGCCGCCTTCATCGGCACCCCGAGGATCAACCTCCTCCAGGCCGTCGTCCACGCGCCGCTCGAAGGCCGGATGTCGCTCGACCTGGGCCGCCAGCGCCTCGCGCTGCCCGAACCCCTCAGCCCCGACCACCAGTTGCTCCGCATCCAGCAGGGCCGCACCCTCATCGTCGGGCTGCGCTCCGAGGCCGTACGGATCGCCCCGCCCAGTCAGGCCCGCCCCGGTGAGGTCGCGCTCGGCGGCATCGTCCAGCACGTGGAGTACCAGGGGCACGAGGCGCTGGTGCACCTCAGCACCGGGTCGCAGCCGGCCGTGGTGCCCGACCTCGAGTCCGCCCGGCCCGAGACGCCCCAGCGCCGACGGCGCGCGGCGGCCGGCCGGCCCGGGCGCGGCGGCGACCTCGGGCCCGCCTCGCGCGGCGGCCGCAAGGAAGGCGCCACCTGGGGCCGGGGCGGTGGCCTCGGCGTCCTGGAACGCCTGCGGGAGAAGGCCGGACACATCGGCGGGCCGGTCGGGGCCCTCGGCGAACCGCACCGCGGCGGGGAAGCGTACGCGGGTGCCGGCCCCGACCGGCCGGCCGTCAGCCCCGGCGACCTCGTCGTGCGCACCGGCCCGGACATGCGCTTGCGCACCGGCGGCCAGGTGCCCCTCCTGGTGGACCTGGCGCACCTGTACGTCTTCGACCACCAGGGCCGGCGGATCTGCCCGCTGCCGAGGGACGTGCCGGGCCTGGACGTCTGA
- a CDS encoding helix-turn-helix domain-containing protein, which yields MPGGRLTQQERQQIALGLADDLAYAEIARRLDRPTSTITREVMRNGGPAGYRADLAHRATGRRAQRPRQAAGTGEPEAPVGHGREAEAVRAYEEAFTTVLVQSGLTRMMARVLVCLYTTDAGSVTASELVRRLQVSPATISKSIAYLETQGLVRRERDEGRRERYVADDDVWYQSVMASARSTAQLADVARQGVGVLGPGTPSAVRLENIARFTDFVSESIARAAEQARDILYAKPETAPDGPAEG from the coding sequence ATGCCGGGAGGCAGACTCACCCAGCAGGAGCGCCAGCAGATCGCGCTGGGGCTGGCCGACGACCTCGCCTACGCGGAGATCGCCCGCCGACTCGACCGGCCGACCTCCACCATCACCCGCGAGGTCATGCGCAACGGCGGTCCCGCCGGCTACCGCGCCGATCTCGCCCACCGCGCCACCGGGCGCCGGGCGCAGCGTCCCCGGCAGGCCGCGGGCACCGGGGAGCCGGAGGCGCCCGTGGGGCACGGCCGCGAAGCCGAGGCGGTGCGCGCGTACGAGGAGGCGTTCACGACCGTCCTCGTCCAGTCCGGCCTGACCAGGATGATGGCCCGGGTCCTGGTCTGCCTCTACACCACGGACGCGGGCAGCGTCACCGCCTCCGAGCTGGTACGCCGCCTCCAGGTGAGCCCGGCAACCATCTCCAAGTCGATCGCCTACCTCGAGACCCAGGGGCTGGTCCGCCGGGAGCGCGACGAGGGCCGCCGCGAGCGGTACGTGGCCGACGACGACGTCTGGTACCAGTCGGTGATGGCCAGCGCCCGCTCCACCGCCCAGCTCGCCGACGTCGCACGTCAGGGCGTCGGTGTCCTCGGCCCGGGCACCCCGTCCGCCGTCCGCCTGGAGAACATCGCCCGCTTCACCGACTTCGTCTCGGAGAGCATCGCCCGAGCCGCCGAACAGGCCCGCGACATCCTGTACGCGAAGCCGGAGACGGCCCCGGACGGCCCCGCGGAAGGCTGA